One region of Candidatus Cloacimonadota bacterium genomic DNA includes:
- a CDS encoding HEAT repeat domain-containing protein — MNLDKAIKKKKVKKIIKYLKHHKVFYRVKAARALGKIGDERAIEALVKSLRDFYGSVKTAAAQSLIKIGNPAIDILTESIQDDDWFVRRESARILGLIGDHKVIQYLVEATSDNDSSVRIEVAIALGNLKAPEAVDYLLKDLRDEHGNVRVEAVIALGKIGDRKATRPLILAANDNYVPVKEACAKAFGQIGDPAAVDKLVELLDYPHGNVRTKAKRALTKIGSAALMPLRNAVFTHSYGGKTAVQETIELIERG; from the coding sequence ATGAATTTAGATAAAGCCATCAAGAAAAAAAAGGTAAAAAAAATCATAAAATACTTAAAACATCATAAGGTGTTTTATCGGGTAAAAGCTGCCAGAGCTCTTGGTAAAATAGGGGATGAAAGAGCCATTGAAGCTTTGGTCAAATCCTTGCGGGATTTTTACGGAAGTGTAAAAACAGCAGCAGCCCAGTCTTTGATCAAAATTGGAAATCCGGCAATTGATATTTTAACCGAATCCATTCAAGATGATGATTGGTTTGTCAGAAGAGAATCAGCGAGAATATTGGGACTGATTGGTGATCACAAAGTAATTCAATACTTGGTGGAAGCTACCAGTGATAATGATAGTAGTGTTAGGATCGAAGTAGCAATTGCATTGGGAAATTTAAAAGCACCAGAAGCTGTAGATTACCTTCTCAAAGATTTACGTGATGAACATGGAAATGTGCGAGTTGAGGCTGTTATTGCTCTTGGAAAAATCGGAGATCGAAAAGCCACACGCCCCCTGATCCTTGCTGCAAATGATAATTACGTTCCTGTAAAAGAAGCATGCGCCAAAGCATTTGGTCAAATCGGTGATCCGGCAGCTGTGGATAAGCTGGTCGAACTTCTGGATTATCCCCATGGAAATGTAAGAACAAAAGCAAAACGGGCCCTAACAAAAATTGGAAGTGCTGCCTTGATGCCACTAAGAAATGCTGTGTTTACACACTCTTACGGGGGAAAAACTGCTGTACAGGAAACAATAGAATTGATCGAAAGAGGATGA